One Micromonospora sp. WMMD1120 genomic region harbors:
- a CDS encoding beta-ketoacyl synthase N-terminal-like domain-containing protein, with protein sequence MSAGVARAVVTGIGVVAPSGVGADAHWRTVLAGTRRTGPITLFDPSGYPTRFGGEVPGFAADSYADSRQLVQTDRWTHLGFAATRLALADAGLPERAPDPYGYAVTLASSSGGNLFGQRELQRLWGGPSRTVGAYQSIAWFYAASVGQLSIHHQFKGPSGVLVAESAGGLDSLAHAARAVRRGTPVVIAGATECPLSPYALACQLRSGLLSDVADPERAYRPFDATASGYLPAEGGAVFVVEERGHALARGARIYGEVSGWGSTHDAAHTTTDGAGDPGQYARAMRLALDRAGVTADGIDVVLPDALGVPRYDRSEAEALRAVFADRPPPVTTQKPLTGRAYQGGSALDAATALLAFAHDTLPASAGPDEVAPGCELDFLREHRRPRGRLALVCARGFDGFNSALVLRGAAPTRGEP encoded by the coding sequence GTGAGCGCGGGGGTGGCCCGTGCGGTGGTGACCGGCATCGGGGTGGTCGCGCCCAGCGGTGTCGGCGCGGACGCGCACTGGCGTACGGTGCTGGCCGGCACCCGCCGGACCGGGCCGATCACGCTGTTCGACCCGTCCGGTTACCCGACCCGCTTCGGCGGGGAGGTACCCGGCTTCGCCGCCGACTCCTACGCCGACAGTCGGCAGCTGGTGCAGACCGACAGGTGGACGCACCTCGGTTTCGCCGCGACCCGGCTGGCGCTGGCCGACGCCGGCCTGCCCGAGCGGGCCCCCGACCCGTACGGCTACGCGGTGACCCTGGCCAGCTCGTCCGGGGGCAACCTGTTCGGTCAGCGGGAGCTGCAACGGCTCTGGGGTGGGCCGTCGCGGACGGTCGGGGCGTACCAGTCGATCGCCTGGTTCTACGCGGCCAGCGTCGGGCAGCTCTCCATCCACCACCAGTTCAAGGGTCCGAGCGGGGTGCTGGTCGCCGAGTCGGCCGGCGGGTTGGACAGCCTGGCGCACGCGGCCCGCGCGGTACGCCGGGGCACCCCCGTGGTGATCGCCGGGGCGACCGAGTGCCCGCTGAGCCCGTACGCGCTGGCCTGCCAGTTGCGCTCGGGGCTGCTCAGCGACGTGGCCGACCCGGAGCGGGCGTACCGGCCGTTCGACGCCACCGCCAGCGGCTATCTGCCGGCCGAGGGGGGAGCGGTGTTCGTGGTGGAGGAGCGGGGGCACGCCCTGGCCCGGGGCGCCCGGATCTACGGCGAGGTGAGTGGCTGGGGGTCCACCCACGACGCCGCGCACACCACGACGGACGGCGCCGGCGACCCCGGCCAGTACGCGCGGGCGATGCGACTGGCCCTGGACCGGGCCGGGGTCACCGCCGACGGGATCGACGTGGTGCTGCCCGATGCGCTCGGGGTGCCCCGCTACGACCGCAGCGAGGCCGAGGCGCTGCGTGCCGTCTTCGCGGACCGGCCGCCCCCGGTGACCACGCAGAAGCCGTTGACCGGCCGGGCGTACCAGGGTGGTTCGGCGCTGGACGCGGCCACCGCGCTGCTCGCCTTCGCGCACGACACGCTGCCCGCGTCGGCCGGGCCGGACGAGGTGGCTCCGGGGTGCGAGTTGGACTTCCTGCGCGAGCACCGGCGACCCCGCGGCCGCCTCGCGTTGGTCTGCGCGCGGGGCTTCGACGGGTTCAACAGCGCGCTGGTCCTGCGGGGGGCCGCGCCGACGAGAGGAGAGCCGTGA
- a CDS encoding acyl carrier protein, which translates to MGAPPELGRADLLAMLAELTAKPTAEVPDRIGSMELAWLVHLVEQRYQHQLDLTDDELARIRTVDDALGVFRASLTARADG; encoded by the coding sequence ATGGGCGCTCCGCCCGAACTGGGGCGAGCGGACCTGCTGGCCATGCTCGCCGAACTCACCGCGAAACCGACCGCCGAGGTGCCCGACCGGATCGGCTCGATGGAACTGGCCTGGCTGGTGCATCTCGTCGAACAGCGCTACCAGCACCAGCTCGACCTCACCGACGACGAGCTGGCGCGCATCCGTACCGTCGACGACGCCCTGGGGGTGTTCCGGGCGTCACTGACCGCCCGCGCGGATGGTTGA
- a CDS encoding class I adenylate-forming enzyme family protein: MKHFAENFTVDDPVWVDEVLFAGRPTDVCLRLPEPVDRATLHRLVTAAQDRLTAAGLRPGGAAALRLPPSLAYVVNLLATWRAGGQAILLDHRLTDHEVDRALRRLTPQVVVAPVHAGGGALKVFVDVTETVTPYADRPAVSGHAVIQLSSGSTGPSKVIGRTAADLVAEVRRYTLIDGVALPGERIILLPSMVHVLGLVGGLLYGLHAGVELVPPQRLSGDAVLAAIAADTTPATVLGVPFHIGLLASTRPAGPLPQLRRMTTGGELVPAAVARAFTDRYGVPLGNMYGMTEVGVIGTDLHGTHRPSIAPAPGIEVRESGGELHVSCPASPYVGLSDPTRWADGWLHTRDAGTVDADTGLVTVRGRLDSQVSVGGMKVDLTEVETTVAELPGVAGAVVVWDDGITAYIQPDGPLSEQTVDALLAQRLAGYKRPRVLHLLDRLPRTTTGKLVRSTDALRSAVTS, encoded by the coding sequence ATGAAGCATTTCGCCGAAAATTTTACGGTAGATGACCCGGTCTGGGTGGACGAAGTCCTGTTCGCGGGCCGTCCGACCGACGTGTGTCTCCGTCTGCCCGAGCCGGTCGACAGGGCCACGCTGCACCGGCTGGTCACCGCCGCGCAGGACCGGCTCACCGCCGCCGGACTGCGCCCCGGTGGCGCCGCCGCGCTGCGGTTGCCGCCGTCGCTGGCGTACGTGGTGAACCTGCTGGCCACCTGGCGGGCCGGGGGGCAGGCGATCCTGCTCGACCACCGGTTGACCGACCACGAGGTGGACCGGGCGCTGCGCCGGTTGACCCCGCAGGTGGTGGTCGCGCCGGTGCACGCCGGCGGCGGGGCGTTGAAGGTCTTCGTCGACGTCACCGAGACGGTCACCCCGTACGCCGACCGTCCGGCCGTCAGCGGCCACGCCGTGATCCAGCTCAGCTCCGGCTCCACCGGCCCGTCCAAGGTGATCGGCCGCACGGCCGCCGACCTGGTCGCCGAGGTGCGCCGCTACACGCTGATCGACGGGGTGGCGCTGCCCGGTGAGCGGATCATCCTGCTGCCCTCGATGGTGCACGTCCTCGGTCTGGTCGGCGGCCTGCTCTACGGCCTGCACGCCGGGGTCGAGCTGGTCCCACCACAGCGGCTCAGCGGCGACGCCGTGCTGGCCGCGATCGCCGCCGACACGACGCCGGCCACCGTGCTGGGCGTCCCGTTCCACATCGGACTGCTGGCCTCCACCCGGCCGGCCGGGCCGCTGCCCCAGCTACGCCGGATGACCACCGGTGGCGAGCTGGTGCCGGCCGCCGTCGCCCGGGCGTTCACCGACCGGTACGGGGTGCCGCTGGGCAACATGTACGGGATGACCGAGGTCGGGGTGATCGGCACCGACCTGCACGGGACGCACCGGCCGTCGATCGCCCCGGCGCCCGGCATCGAGGTCCGCGAGTCCGGCGGTGAGCTACATGTGTCCTGCCCGGCGTCGCCGTACGTCGGCCTGAGCGACCCGACGCGGTGGGCGGACGGCTGGCTGCACACCCGCGACGCCGGCACCGTCGATGCGGACACCGGCCTGGTCACCGTACGCGGCCGGCTCGACTCCCAGGTCTCGGTGGGCGGGATGAAGGTCGACCTGACCGAGGTGGAGACCACCGTCGCCGAGCTGCCCGGGGTGGCCGGCGCGGTGGTGGTGTGGGACGACGGCATCACCGCGTACATCCAGCCGGACGGCCCGCTGTCCGAGCAGACGGTGGACGCGCTGCTCGCCCAACGGCTGGCCGGCTACAAACGCCCCCGGGTGCTGCACCTGCTCGACCGGTTGCCGCGCACCACCACCGGCAAACTGGTCCGTTCGACCGACGCGCTGCGCTCGGCGGTCACGTCGTGA
- a CDS encoding SRPBCC family protein — MTVTDGRPMTAEITDILVAHCGLDADAAARAPAASLEELGMDSLALLELSAVVADRWQVSIPEQAGQLSIPAVADLVARRADPPGHTENSVLIDAPLGLVWDVTNDVANWTELFTEYAVVEILHREGHTVRFRLTMYPDENGVSWSWVSERTADPVSRQVRAHRVETGPFEYMRIHWRYTEEAGGTRMTWTQDFAMKPTAPVDNAGMTERINTNSVIQLAVIKDRVERIAWQRADQGAAATGDGSREAGDE, encoded by the coding sequence ATGACCGTCACCGATGGTCGCCCGATGACCGCCGAGATCACCGACATCCTGGTGGCGCACTGCGGGCTGGACGCCGACGCCGCGGCGCGGGCGCCCGCCGCGTCACTTGAGGAGCTGGGTATGGACTCGCTCGCGCTGCTGGAACTCTCCGCCGTCGTCGCCGACCGGTGGCAGGTGAGCATCCCCGAGCAGGCCGGGCAGTTGAGCATCCCGGCGGTGGCCGACCTGGTCGCCCGCCGCGCCGACCCTCCCGGGCACACCGAGAACAGCGTGCTCATCGACGCGCCCCTGGGGCTGGTCTGGGACGTCACCAACGACGTGGCGAACTGGACCGAGCTGTTCACCGAGTACGCCGTGGTGGAGATCCTGCACCGCGAGGGGCACACGGTCCGGTTCCGGCTGACCATGTACCCGGACGAGAACGGGGTGAGCTGGAGCTGGGTGAGCGAACGCACCGCCGACCCGGTGAGCCGGCAGGTGCGGGCACACCGGGTGGAGACCGGCCCGTTCGAGTACATGCGCATCCACTGGCGCTACACCGAGGAGGCCGGCGGCACCCGGATGACCTGGACGCAGGACTTCGCGATGAAGCCGACCGCGCCCGTCGACAACGCCGGGATGACCGAGCGGATCAACACCAACAGCGTGATCCAACTCGCGGTGATCAAGGACCGGGTGGAGCGGATCGCCTGGCAGCGCGCCGACCAGGGCGCCGCGGCGACCGGCGACGGGTCGCGGGAGGCCGGCGATGAGTGA
- a CDS encoding acyl carrier protein has product MRAEVRAFVVEQLADMNYDVEGIDDDTTLGPSGVDLESLALADLSVRVEDRYGLTFADDESEQLALMTVGEFTTMVANRVAEATSDRS; this is encoded by the coding sequence ATGAGAGCCGAGGTCCGCGCCTTCGTCGTCGAGCAGCTCGCCGACATGAACTACGACGTCGAGGGGATCGACGACGACACCACGCTCGGCCCGTCCGGCGTCGACCTGGAGTCACTGGCCCTGGCCGACCTGTCGGTCCGGGTCGAGGACCGCTACGGCCTGACGTTCGCCGACGACGAGTCGGAGCAACTGGCGCTGATGACGGTCGGCGAGTTCACGACGATGGTCGCCAACCGGGTCGCCGAGGCGACGAGCGACCGGTCCTGA
- a CDS encoding beta-ketoacyl-[acyl-carrier-protein] synthase family protein: MTGRRTVVTGVGVVAPGGASRDRFWKTITEGRTATRRISFFDPSAFRSQIAAECDFDPVAAGLTAAERRRADRYVQFALACSAEAVADAQLALTDAQRDRAGVVLGTAVGGTMALEQEYVTVSEHGRRWLVDAERGGPYLYQALVPSSLAADVACRHGLHGPAQVVSTGCTSGIDAIGYAHQLIVDGEADVMLAGASDSPISPVTVASFDAIKATSPDNDDPAHASRPFDADRHGFVLAEGAAVLVLEEAGHALRRGAHIYCEVAGYASRSNGYHMTGLRPDGLEMSLAVTDALTQGRIMPEQVSYISAHGSGTRQNDRHETAAFKRALGQAAYRVPISSIKSMVGHSLGAIGSIEMAACALAIEFGVVPPTANWSTRDPECDLDYVPNEAREVPVDVALSVGSGFGGFQSAMVFRRMSGPVAA; this comes from the coding sequence ATGACCGGGCGCCGCACGGTGGTGACCGGGGTGGGAGTGGTCGCCCCGGGCGGCGCCAGCCGGGACCGCTTCTGGAAGACCATCACCGAGGGGCGGACCGCCACCCGGCGGATCAGCTTCTTCGACCCGTCGGCGTTCCGCTCGCAGATCGCCGCCGAGTGCGACTTCGACCCGGTCGCCGCCGGGCTCACCGCTGCCGAACGACGCCGGGCCGACCGGTACGTGCAGTTCGCGCTGGCCTGCTCCGCGGAGGCGGTCGCCGACGCCCAGTTGGCGCTCACCGACGCGCAGCGGGACCGGGCCGGGGTGGTGCTGGGCACCGCCGTGGGCGGCACGATGGCGCTGGAGCAGGAGTACGTCACGGTCAGCGAGCACGGCCGGCGCTGGCTGGTCGACGCGGAGCGCGGCGGCCCGTACCTCTACCAGGCGTTGGTGCCCAGCAGCCTGGCCGCCGACGTGGCCTGCCGGCACGGTCTGCACGGCCCGGCGCAGGTGGTGTCCACCGGCTGCACCTCCGGCATCGACGCGATCGGGTACGCCCACCAGCTCATCGTGGACGGTGAGGCGGACGTGATGCTGGCCGGCGCGTCCGACTCGCCGATCTCACCGGTCACCGTGGCCTCGTTCGACGCGATCAAGGCGACCAGCCCGGACAACGACGACCCGGCGCACGCCTCCCGCCCCTTCGACGCCGACCGGCACGGGTTCGTGCTGGCCGAGGGCGCCGCGGTGCTCGTGCTGGAGGAGGCCGGGCACGCCCTGCGCCGGGGGGCGCACATCTACTGCGAGGTGGCCGGCTACGCCAGCCGGAGCAACGGCTACCACATGACCGGGCTGCGCCCAGACGGGCTGGAGATGAGTCTGGCCGTCACCGACGCCCTCACGCAGGGCCGGATCATGCCCGAGCAGGTTTCCTACATCAGCGCGCACGGCTCGGGCACCCGGCAGAACGACAGGCACGAGACGGCGGCGTTCAAACGGGCGCTCGGCCAGGCCGCGTACCGGGTGCCGATCAGCTCGATCAAGTCGATGGTCGGGCACTCGCTCGGTGCGATCGGGTCGATCGAGATGGCCGCCTGCGCGCTCGCCATCGAGTTCGGTGTGGTGCCGCCGACGGCGAACTGGAGTACCCGGGACCCGGAGTGCGACCTGGACTACGTGCCGAACGAGGCGCGTGAGGTCCCGGTGGACGTGGCCCTGTCGGTGGGCAGCGGATTCGGCGGTTTCCAGTCGGCGATGGTGTTCCGGCGGATGTCCGGGCCGGTGGCGGCGTGA
- a CDS encoding cupin domain-containing protein yields the protein MSDLSTRPIAAGDVPADRRRGGELRVLLGPRTVGSTSGFLGVAALAPGERIAEHYHPYSEEFLYVVRGAITVDLDDQPTALAAGEALFVPVNVRHRLRNTGVEPAEVVFHLGPLAPRPELGHVDTELVEQRGTP from the coding sequence ATGAGTGACCTGAGCACGCGGCCGATCGCCGCCGGGGACGTACCCGCCGACCGGCGACGCGGCGGTGAGCTGCGGGTGCTGCTCGGCCCCCGCACCGTCGGCAGCACCTCCGGCTTCCTCGGGGTCGCCGCGCTCGCTCCGGGGGAGCGGATCGCCGAGCACTACCACCCGTACAGCGAGGAGTTCCTGTACGTGGTGCGGGGCGCGATCACCGTCGACCTGGACGACCAGCCGACCGCACTGGCCGCCGGCGAGGCCCTGTTCGTGCCGGTGAACGTGCGGCACCGCCTGCGCAACACCGGCGTCGAACCGGCCGAGGTGGTCTTCCACCTGGGCCCGCTGGCCCCCCGGCCCGAGCTGGGGCACGTCGACACCGAGCTTGTCGAACAGCGGGGAACACCGTGA
- a CDS encoding 4'-phosphopantetheinyl transferase superfamily protein, giving the protein MPGRDTAYVWVGRDTGGQPDPAVVLLRRAGALLLGCAEAELTLGHDGVGRPCVRVHERVAALSVSVSRTAGWVVVAARRTGEVGVDVELVRDLPALALARRWFPPAESAWLAERSEADRGVDFLRLWTAKEAVGKALGLGLRGGGLLREMPPPGMPPRRVPGVERLWVGHPELGAGLVLAVAARAGGPVDVEVAQRPGHDVTAERSASVERTSLPVVVRGNRSSRCSTRGRL; this is encoded by the coding sequence GTGCCCGGTCGGGACACCGCCTACGTGTGGGTCGGTCGGGACACCGGCGGTCAGCCGGACCCTGCCGTTGTTCTGCTGCGGCGGGCGGGCGCCCTGCTGCTCGGGTGCGCCGAGGCCGAGCTGACGCTCGGCCACGACGGCGTGGGGCGACCGTGCGTCCGCGTCCACGAGAGGGTGGCGGCCCTGTCCGTCAGCGTCAGCCGTACCGCCGGGTGGGTGGTCGTGGCCGCGCGCCGGACCGGCGAGGTCGGTGTGGACGTGGAGCTGGTCCGCGACCTGCCCGCGCTGGCGTTGGCCCGCCGCTGGTTCCCGCCCGCTGAGAGCGCCTGGCTGGCCGAGCGGTCCGAGGCGGACCGGGGCGTCGACTTCCTGCGACTGTGGACGGCGAAGGAGGCGGTCGGCAAGGCCCTCGGGCTGGGGCTGCGCGGCGGTGGGCTGCTCCGGGAGATGCCGCCGCCGGGGATGCCGCCGCGCCGGGTGCCCGGCGTCGAGCGCCTCTGGGTCGGCCATCCCGAGCTGGGCGCGGGGCTCGTCCTGGCCGTCGCGGCGCGGGCCGGCGGGCCGGTCGACGTCGAGGTGGCGCAACGGCCCGGTCACGACGTGACCGCCGAGCGCAGCGCGTCGGTCGAACGGACCAGTTTGCCGGTGGTGGTGCGCGGCAACCGGTCGAGCAGGTGCAGCACCCGGGGGCGTTTGTAG
- a CDS encoding beta-ketoacyl synthase N-terminal-like domain-containing protein, which translates to MVDARVVQLTGVHAVSALGRGASAQLAGVLAGVPAFGPVRRFDTTGRRSTVAATLPDVGTLADELTDAIVEACAAAGLDRARRTGCALLLAVHGGPAPGGGPAALAGRLAARCGLSGHTRVYTSACVSASTAVADAAALISRGSVDRVVVAAGYLVEPDQFALFDAGRALAVDGVVRPFSVGRRGLLLGDGVAAVVLESRDERPPTGADAVATVAGWGRAGDAFHPCQPDPAGTGLARAVGGALRRAGVSPEAVGYVNANATGTAQSDAAEAAALRRALGGYGVRVPISSTKALHGHALEASGLLELVVTALALRDGTLPVNTGWLGPDEACPLNVILDGPRRTTTRNALTLNAAFGGANTALLVGAP; encoded by the coding sequence ATGGTTGACGCCCGGGTCGTCCAGCTCACCGGTGTCCACGCGGTCAGCGCCCTCGGTCGCGGCGCGTCGGCGCAGCTCGCCGGTGTGCTGGCCGGTGTGCCGGCGTTCGGCCCGGTCCGCCGGTTCGACACCACCGGCCGCCGGAGCACCGTGGCGGCCACCCTGCCCGACGTCGGGACGCTCGCCGACGAGCTGACCGACGCGATCGTGGAGGCCTGCGCGGCGGCCGGCCTGGACCGCGCCCGGCGTACCGGATGCGCCCTGCTGCTCGCCGTGCACGGCGGCCCGGCTCCCGGCGGCGGCCCGGCCGCTCTCGCCGGCCGGCTCGCCGCCCGGTGCGGGCTCTCCGGGCACACCCGGGTCTACACCAGCGCCTGCGTGTCGGCGAGCACGGCGGTGGCCGACGCCGCCGCCCTGATCAGCCGGGGCAGCGTCGACCGGGTCGTGGTCGCCGCCGGCTACCTGGTGGAACCGGACCAGTTCGCGCTCTTCGACGCCGGCCGCGCCCTCGCCGTCGACGGGGTGGTCCGCCCGTTCAGCGTCGGCCGCCGTGGGCTGCTGCTCGGCGACGGCGTCGCCGCCGTGGTGCTCGAGTCGCGCGACGAGCGCCCGCCAACCGGTGCCGACGCGGTGGCCACGGTGGCCGGTTGGGGGCGGGCCGGCGACGCGTTCCACCCCTGCCAGCCGGACCCGGCGGGCACCGGGCTGGCCCGCGCTGTCGGGGGCGCGCTGCGTCGGGCCGGGGTGTCGCCGGAGGCCGTCGGGTACGTCAACGCCAACGCCACCGGCACCGCGCAGAGCGACGCCGCCGAGGCCGCCGCGCTGCGCCGGGCCCTCGGCGGGTACGGCGTGCGGGTTCCGATCAGCTCCACGAAGGCGCTGCACGGGCACGCGTTGGAGGCGTCCGGCCTGCTCGAACTGGTGGTCACCGCGCTGGCGCTGCGCGACGGCACGCTGCCGGTCAACACCGGCTGGCTCGGCCCCGACGAGGCGTGCCCGCTGAACGTCATCCTCGACGGTCCTCGACGAACAACGACGCGCAACGCCCTGACCCTGAACGCCGCCTTCGGCGGTGCCAACACCGCCCTCCTGGTGGGCGCCCCATGA
- the sigJ gene encoding RNA polymerase sigma factor SigJ, whose protein sequence is MSEDFPVESAGCGGAEHDESRNLDSVAAERRRLMSLAFRMMGTLADAEDVVQETYVRWYRLEAEEREAIATPAAWLMRVASRISLDMLGSARARRETYVGQWLPEPVPSDLFADAAKEPAGSSNITADPFDRVSLDDTVSMALLTVLESMTPAERVTFVLHDVFGVPFAEIAGVVGRSPGAVRQLATSARRHVRGGRRAQVHPQQHDEVVRAFRDATTGGNIEDLLRVLAPDVELRVDGGGFVNAAPQVIRGSDHVARWFMGVMRKQPALRFERRDTADGLGYIIRNGERRYGMATFDVSAECVTNVWLMLNPLKLTSWSLD, encoded by the coding sequence ATGTCGGAAGATTTTCCTGTCGAATCCGCAGGGTGCGGAGGAGCCGAGCATGACGAATCGCGGAATCTCGATTCCGTCGCGGCCGAACGACGTCGTTTGATGTCGCTGGCCTTTCGCATGATGGGCACCCTGGCCGACGCTGAAGATGTGGTGCAAGAAACGTATGTCAGATGGTACCGCCTTGAGGCCGAGGAACGCGAAGCGATTGCCACGCCCGCTGCGTGGTTGATGCGAGTTGCTAGCCGCATCTCACTCGACATGCTGGGCTCCGCGCGGGCACGACGGGAGACGTACGTCGGACAATGGCTACCGGAGCCAGTCCCATCTGACCTCTTCGCGGACGCAGCGAAGGAGCCAGCGGGTTCCAGTAATATCACCGCCGATCCGTTCGATCGCGTTTCCCTCGACGACACGGTCAGCATGGCTTTGTTGACGGTCCTCGAGTCTATGACCCCAGCGGAGCGAGTAACGTTCGTACTGCATGACGTATTCGGCGTGCCGTTCGCTGAGATTGCCGGCGTGGTAGGCCGTTCACCAGGAGCCGTAAGGCAATTGGCGACGTCCGCACGTCGGCACGTTCGAGGAGGAAGGCGAGCACAAGTTCATCCTCAACAGCATGACGAAGTTGTTCGGGCATTCCGCGACGCAACGACGGGAGGGAATATTGAGGACCTGTTGCGCGTATTGGCCCCAGATGTCGAACTGCGCGTAGATGGCGGCGGATTCGTCAATGCCGCACCGCAGGTTATCCGTGGTTCGGATCATGTAGCGCGATGGTTCATGGGAGTGATGCGCAAGCAACCCGCTCTCCGTTTTGAGCGACGAGACACGGCTGACGGTCTCGGATACATAATCAGGAACGGGGAACGTCGATATGGAATGGCCACCTTTGACGTCAGTGCTGAATGTGTCACGAACGTGTGGCTGATGCTCAATCCGCTGAAGCTGACGAGTTGGTCACTGGACTAG